GGGAGGGAAACGCGCGTGAGCCTTTTATAAGCCGACCTCCTCAGGATGAGGCGGGTGAATACAAGAAGCCTTTCCGCCGGCTGAGGATCAGCTCTTCTCATAAAGAACGAAACTGCGATCACGCCCCGCGAACTCCCGCTCGTATTCCCGCGCCACACGCCAGCCATAGCGTTCGTAGAACCGGCGCGCGGCATGATTGTCGCGGAAACATTCGAGGCTCCTCGCGCCCCGTGCTTCCGCCTCCCGCAGGAGCAGCGCGCCGCCGCCCTTGCCGTTGGAGCCGGGATCCATGAACAGCATGTCGATATGGCCGTCGGTCATGAGCAGGAACCCGGCCGGGATGCCTTCGGCGAGCGCGACCAGCATGCGCGGCCACGAGGCGGCGAAGCGCTCGGCAAAGAAGGCAGCGTCGCGGCCTGCGAGCACGTCCTGTTCCAGGATGTCCGCGAAGGCCACCCGGTAGGAGCGCTCGGCGACGGCCGAGAGCGCCGAAATGTCTTCGGCCCTGGCAGGCCGCACGATCACGATTGGCCCCGCAGGCGCGGATCGAGCGTGTCGCGAAGAGCATCGCCCAAAAGATTGAACCCGAAGGACAGGAACAGGATCGCGAAACCGGCGAAGATCGCGCTCCATGGCGAGAGCATGAGAAAGTTGCGGCCCTCCGACAGCATCAGGCCGAGCGACGGCGTCGGCGGTTGCGTGCCGAGGCCGAGGAACGACAGCGAGGCTTCGACCAGGATGGCGGCGGAGAGCAGCAGGCTCGTCTGGACCAGGATGACAGAGGCGAGGTTCGGCAGGATGTGCAGGAAGATGATGCGTGCATCCGAGGCACCGATGGCCTTGGCGCCCGCCACGTATTCGCTCTCGCACAAGACGAGCGCCGGGCCGCGCAGGAGGCGGGCGAAGATCGGCGTGTAGACCACCGCGATGGCGGCGGCCGCGCTGTAGGTGTGCGGCCCCAGGACGGCGATGATGCCGATGGCGAGCAGCATCACCGGGAAGGCGAAGAGAACGTCCATGACGCGCATGATGATGCGGTCGAGCCAGCCGCGGTAATAGGCGGCAATGAGGCCGAGCGCGCCGCCGGCGAAGAGCGCGATGCCGACCGCGATCAGGCAGGCGATGAGTGAGGTGCGATAGCCGTAGAGAATACGCGTCAGCACGTCCCGGCCGAGCTGGTCCGTGCCGAACCAGTTGAGCCAGGAGGGCGGGCGAAGTCGGCGCGCAACGCTCTGCGCCATGGGATCGTAGGGCGCGAAGAGCGGCGCCCCGATGGCGAGGATGAGCTGGATCGCCACCAGGACGACGGCGAAGGCGAGAAGCTTGTTCTTGGCCAGTTGCTTCACGGCTCAGGCCCTCACGCGGGGATCGACGACGATGTAGAGGAAGTCGACGAGAAAGTTCACGAACACGAAGCCTGCCGTCACCACCAGAATGGTGGCCTGGATCAGCGGATAATTGCGCTCGGCGATGGCGCCGAGGATCAGGCGGCCGAGACCCGGAATGGCGAAGACCTGCTCGACCACGATGGCGCCACCGAGCAGATAACCGGTCATGATGCCCACGCTGGTGAGGAACGGGATCAGCGCATTGCGCAGGGCATGCTTGTAGACGACGCGCCGCTCCGGCAGGCCCTTGGCGCGGGCGGTGCGCACGTAATCCTGCCCCAGTGCGTCGAGCATGGCCGAGCGCACGAGGCGCGAGAGATTGGCGAGGATCGGCAGCGCCAGGGCGAAGGCGGGCAGCATCATGCGCTGGAGATTGCCGACGGGATCCTCCGAGAAGGGCACGTAGCCGAGGGACGCGAAGCCCGGCGCCCAGCTGGAGAGGAGCAGGATCATCACGATGCCGAGCCAGAAGGAGGGAATCGTCAGGCCCGCGATGGCGGAAACGCGCATGGCCACATCGGCCGCGCCGCCACGGGTCTGCGCCATCAGGCAGCCGACCGGCACGGCGAGAACGGCTCCGACGAGAAGCGCGAGAAAGGTGAGCTCCAGCGTCGGCCACAGGTGCAGGAGGATCTCGGTCGAGACCGGACGCCCCGTCCAGAGCGAGGTGCCGAAATCGCCGCGCAGCGCGGACCCGGCCCAGAGCAGGTATTGCTCGATGATCGGACGGTCGAGGCCGACGCGGCGGTTGAGTTCCGCCATGCGCTCGGGCGTGATCTCCGTGTTCGCGCCGAGCATAATCGCCACCGCGTCGCCGGGGATCATGCGGATCATCAGGAACACGATGATCGACACGCCGAAAAGGACGATGACGAGGTCGATGAGGCGTGCGAGCAGGACGCGGTTCATACGGACGGGCTCTCTTCAAACAAAGATCCCGGCGCCGCGCGAGAGCGGCGCCGGGATGACGGCGGACGATCAGTAGGACGCGTTGCGCAGCATCAGGAGCGAGCGGTTCGGCATCGTCTCGAAGCCCTGCAGCTTGCTGTTCATGGCCGAGAACAGGGTGCCGTAGGTCAGGTGCGCCACCGGGCCCGAGCAGGCGAGCTTCTGCTGCACCTTGTCATACGCCGCCTTGCGCGCCGCCTGGTCCTGCTGGGTGCGCGCCTGGTCGAGCAGGCCGTCGATCTCCTGGTCCGAGTACTTGAACACGTTGGTCGAACCGCCCGTGCGGAACGTGCGGTAGAAGTAATCGTCCGGATCCGGCTGGCCGGCATTGATCGAGGCGAACAGGTCGAAATTGCTGTTGCGCCAATCCTGGATGAACTGGCCCTGCTCCTGGTTGACGAGCTCGACCTTGAAGCCCGCCTTGTTCAGCTGCTCCTGCACCACCTGGGCGATATCCTTGATGTCCTGGCGCGGCAGGACCTTCATGGTCACGGTCACCGGCGTGGCGACGCCCGCTTCCTTCAACAGCGCCTGGGCCTTGGCCGGGTCGGGCTTGTAGCAGGCGAACTTGCTCACATCGAGTGCCCAGCTCTTCAGGGCGGGCGACAGCGGGCCGCCGGGAACGCCGGCGCCGAAGAGCGCCGCGTCGACGATCTCCTGGCGGTTGATGGCGTAGTTCACGGCCTCGCGCACCTTCGGATTGTCGAAAGGCGGCTTCGACACGTTCATGCCGATCAGCGTGTAGGCGAGATCCATGGTCTCGGAGAGCTTCACGTTCGGCTTGCCCTTGAGCTGCAGGGCCGTGGCCGCGTCGATGTTGGGCAGAAGCGCGTATTGGCCGTTGGTCAGGCCGACCTGGCGGGTCGCTGATTCCGGCACGATGTTGAACTTGAGGCCTGCGAGCTTCGGCATGCCCTTGTCCCAATAGGCCTCGTTCTTCGTGAGAAGGATGAAGCCGTTGGGCTGCCATTCCTGGAACTTGAACGGGCCCGTGCCGACCGGCGCCTTCTGCAGGGCGTCCTTGTTCGCTTCCATGCTGCGCGGCACGATGGCGATGGTGGCGAGCGAGCTCAGGAGCGCGGCGGACGGCTCCTTCAGCTTCAGCTCCACGGTCGTGGCATCCACCGCGTTGGCGCTCTCGACGGCCGAGAGGCGGCTTGCCAGAGGCGAAGCGATGTCCTTGCTCAAGATGCGGTTGATCGAGCCGACCACGTCCTTGGCCTCCATGGGGGAGCCGTCATGGAATTTAACGCCCTGGCGCAACTTGAAAGTATAGGCCTTGCCGTCCGGCGCGGCGGTCCAGGATTCGGCGAGACCCGGGACGATCTTCAGGTCCTTGTCGATGGCCGTGAGGCCCTCGTAGATGTTGCCGTTCACCACCATGAAGCTCGGGAAAGCCGTGATGAGATGCGGATCGAGCCCCGTGGGACCGTTGTCCGCTCCGATCTCCAGAACCTGAGCCGAGGCGGAGGCCATCGCCGCCACCATGAAACCTGCACCGATTGCGCTGCGCAGTGCTGACCTGACCATGCGTCTTTTCTCCCTTGGAAGCCGCCGGGGATTTATAGGCCATCGGAGTGAGCCTGTCATGGTCCAATATCATACCACTCTGGACCAGTTCAGCGCCTGTGCTATGGTCGGGCGATCATCCAGAGCATCCCGGAGCAGCCCATGTCGCAACGTCCCCTCGTCAAAGCCGTCGGCGTGATCAGCGGCACGTCCATGGACGGTATCGACGTGTCCGTCGTGGACACGGACGGCGACACCGTCGTGAAGCCGGGGCCGGGACGGACCTTCTCCTATCCGGACGACCTGCGGAAAACCCTCCAGGCGCTCATCGCCCAGCCGGAGCGGGCGCAGAGCGAGCCGCTGGAGGACCTCGAGCGGGCTGTGACCGACGCGCATATCGCGGCGATCCGGCGCTTCATGACGGAAACCGGCATTCCCGCCGGCGCCGTGAGCCTGATCGGCTTCCACGGCCAGACCGTCTATCACCGGCCGGAGGTGCGCTTCACGCGCCAGCTCGGCCTCGGCGACCGGGTGGCGGCGGCGCTCGGCATCGACACCGTCTATCGCTTCCGCCATGCGGACGTGGCCTCGGGCGGCGAAGGCGCGCCCTTCGTGCCGCTCTATCACCGGGCCCTGGCGAGCGATCTCGCGCAGCCTCTCATGATCCTCAATCTCGGCGGCGTCGGGAACGTCACCTATATCGACGGTGACACCGTGATCGCCTTCGACACCGGGCCCGCGAGCGCGCTCCTCGATGACTTCATCCTGCGCCGCCGGAGCCTGAGCTTCGACGAGAACGGACAGCTCGCGGCCTCCGGCAAGGCGGACGCGAGGCTCGTCATGGAGTTCATGCTCAATCCGTTCTTCGACCGCCCCGCCCCGAAATCCCTTGACCGTCAGGATTTCCATGCCCGCGCCAAGGGCGTGGAGACCCTATCCGACGCGGACGGCGCCGCGACCCTGGCGGAGTTCACGATCCAGTCCGTCATCGCCTCACTGCGCCATGTTCCGCGCGCGCCGCAGCGCTGGCTCGTCACCGGCGGCGGGCGGCGCAACGCGCATTTCATGAGACGTCTGCACGCGGAACTCGGCGTCCCCGTCGATCCGGTCGAAGCCGTGGGGTGGGACGGCGATTTCCTGGAGGCGCAGGCCTTCGGCTACCTGGCCGTGCGCTCCACCCTCGGCCTGCCCCTGAGTCTTCCCACCACGACGGGCGTGCCGCATCCCATGCCCGGCGGCGAGCTGAACCGCGCGGCGTGAACGCATCATGCCTCTGACAGCCTTGATCGACCGCGCCTTCGCACCCGCCGCCGCCTCCGTTCGCGACGGCCGGATTCCGGGCGCCGTGCTCGGAATCGTCACGGCCGATGGCGAGCGGGCCGTGCAATGGACGGGCCATGCGCAGATCGAGCCGGAACGCGACGTTGTTTCCCGTGAAACATGGTTCGATCTCGCATCTCTCACCAAGGTCATCTTCACCACGACGCGCATCCTGCATCTGGTGGAAGCGGGCCGGATTGGGCTCGACGATCCCCTTGTGACGGTCATCCCGGACCTGCGCCAGTACGACATGAACGCGGCGGAGCGGCGGCTCCCCTTCCGCCAATGCCTCGCGCACCAGACGCACCTGCCGGCCGTCGAGCCGCTCTACACCTACGGCCAGGACCCGAATACCCTGCGGGCCTTCATCCTGCAGCGCGTCTGGCAGAGCGGGCCTCCCGTTTATTCAGATATCAACTTCATGCTGCTCGGCATCGCCATCGAGCGCATCACCGGACGGGCGCTGATCGATCAACCCCTGCCTGAACGCTTCTCTTTCCGGCCCGACCCGCAGCTCTGCGCGGCGACCGAGAAGGACACGTGGCGCGGACGCGTCGTTCGCGGCGAAGTGCACGACGAGAACGCCTTCGCCCTCGGCGGCGCGTCAGGCCATGCGGGGTTGTTCGGCACCATCGACGGCGTGCTCGATTTCGCCCGCTCGCTCCTCGACGGCTCCGCCCTTTCGCCGGCCTCCATCAGGGCCATCCGCACGCGCGAATCGGAGAAGCGCACGGTCGGCTGGGAGGGCTTCCACCCGGGCTGGCACGGCGGCGATTCCTGCTCCCCCGACACCATCGGTCACACGGGCTTCACCGGTACCGGGCTATGGGTCGATTTCGAACGCGGCCTGGCATGGTCGCTGCTCACCAACCGCGTCCATCCCAGCAGGCACACGGACAGCGGAATCCTCCCCTTGCGCCGTGCAACAGGCGAGCAGGTGATCGCGTTGTTCGACCAAACCGCGCGACTTTAAGGATGCCAACAGAAAGTTGATCACCGCCCCCGTCCGGACCCCTTCGGGGCGTTGTGAAGATTCGTCAACTGGTCCTATATTGGTCTGGAAGAAAGTTGGCACAATGGCGACAGAACATTTCAGTACCCGCTACCAGGATCTCGACACTTGGCCGAGCCTCGACGTTCTCTCGGCTTTCTATGAAGGCCAGCTGGCGGCGGTGGCCGCCGTCAGGCCCTCGCTTCCGGCCATCGCGGCCGCGGCGGAAGAGGCGGTGAAGCGCCTGCGCCGGGGCGGACGGCTCGTCTATGCGGGCGCAGGCACCTCGGGTCGCATCGGCGTCCAGGACGGAACGGAACTGCCGCCGACCTTCAACTGGCCCGACGAAAGGGTGGTCTATCTGATCGCCGGCGGCACGGGCGCCATCATGCAGGCGGTCGAGAACGCCGAGGATTCGGTCGAGGAAGGCATCGCGGGGATTCGCGACAACGGCATCGGCCCGGACGATGTGGTGATCGGCGTCGCGGCGAGCGGCCGGACGCCGTTCACCATCGCGGCCCTGAAGGAAGCGGCCTCGCGCGGCGCACAGACCATCGGCATCTCCAACAATCCCGATACGCCTATTCTGGACGCCTGCTCCCACCCGATTCTCGCCGATACCGGCGAGGAGGTGATCGCCGGTTCGACCCGCATGAAGGCGGGCACGGCGCAGAAGATCATCCTCAATCTCCTGTCCACCCTGATCATGGTGCGCATGGACCGGGTCTATCGCGGCCTTATGGTCAACATGCGGGCGACGAACGCGAAGTTGCGCCGCCGCAGCGAGATCATGGTCGCGCAGATCACCGATTGCGACGACGCCACCGCCATCGAGGCGATCCGGCAATCGGACGGCGACCTGAAGACCGCCGTTCTCATCGCGCTCGGCGCGAGCCCGGAGGACGCGCGCGGCGCGCTCGCGCGAAACGGTGGCAATCTGCGCAAAGCCCTGGCAGACTTCACCAAGACGACATAAGGGCCGGCTAATCCGGCCGAAACAAGAGGCGACGGGTCATGGGGCTGGGGCTTGGCATCGACGCGGGCGGCACCGCCACGCGCTGGCGGCTGGCGGATACGGGCGGCCAATGCCTGGCCCAAGGGTCCGTCGCCCCCCTGACCGGCCATCTCTTCTCCGCCGCCGCGGAGGAGCGCGCGCGCCAGATCGTCCTCGACATGGCCCAGGCGGTGATGAAGCAGGGCCGGCCGCTCGGCATCATCGCGGGCATCACGGGGCTGACCCGCGACACACCCGCCGAGGCGACTATGCGGTCCCTGTTCGCGGAGACCTTCGAGCTCGCGCCGGACAAGGTCTTCGTCGCGGAGGACATGTGGATCGCCTACCTGTCCTATTTCGCCCTGGGTGAAGGCATCCTGGTCTATAGCGGCACCGGCTCAATCGGCTATTACCTCTCGGAGGACAAGGAGGTCATCCGGGTCGGCGGGCGCGGCAACCTGATCGACGACGGCGGCTCCGGCTTCTGGATTGCCCGCGAGGCCCTCAAGGCCGTGCTGCGCGCCGAGGAGGAAAGCCCCGGAGCAGGCTGGACGACGATCCTCGGCACCTGCCTGGCCAAGGCTCTGGGCGGCACGGATTGGAACGTCGTGCGGTCCTTCGTCTATGGCGGAGACCGCGGCAAGATCGGCTCCCTCGCCCGCGCCGTGGGCGAAGCGGCCCAGGCTGGCGACGGGACCGCCCTGGCCATCCTGAAGGACGCAGGCGAGGAACTGGCCCGCCTTGCCAATGCGCTGATCAAGCGCCTCGGCCCCCGGCCCGTGGCTCTCGTGGGCGGCTCGGCACGGCTGCACCCGGTCCTGTCCGACGCCTTCCGGAAGCGGCTGGTGGCGCCGGTCGAGTTCATCGCCACCGACCTGGACGCCGCCCTCACGGCAGCCCGCTTGGCGGCCACGCTCAACGCAGCGTGATGCAGGATCAAGATCGCTTTCTTGCGGCTGCCCGATCGAGTTCCTAGATGGTCTGGCGCAGCCCCACCTCTCCTTGAGGGAGAGGTCGACGTGCGTCAGCGCGGCGGGTGAGGGGTTACCCCCTCTCCGGATGGACCTGTACCCCTCACCCTCGCTGCGCTCGACCTCTCCCCAGTGGGGAGAGGTGTGGCCGCGGCAAGCGGCGTCCCCCGGAAGAGCTTGCCTAATCGGCCCTGCTCGTCCAAGACTGCCCGCATCGTATCCAGATCCGAGACGATTTCAGCGATGCATGCTCTCTTCGTGGGCCAGACCTATATCGACGTGACCTTCCTGGCGGACGAGCTTCCGACGGGGGACGAGAAAACCGTGGCGCGGGATTATGCGATCTCGTTCGGCGGCAACGCGGTCACGGCCGCCTTCGCCTGCGCCAAGCTCGGAATCGCTCCCGATCTGCTGACCTCTATCGCCGACGACTGGCTCGGCCGCATGTTCATCGACATGGCGGCGAAATACGGCATTTCGGTCCACCACCGGAAGGTCCACGAATCGTCCCTGTCCTTCATCATGCCCCGGGGCGGCAAGCGCGCCATCGTCCGCTGCCGCGACGACCATTACCTGCATCCGGTGCCGCCGCTGAACCTCCAGGGCTGCAAGGCCCTGCATCTCGATGGCCATCAGGCGGACGCGGCCATGCACTACGCCAAGATCTGCCGCGAATCCGGCATCCTCACCTCTCTCGACGGCGGCGGCCTGCGCTCCAACACCCATGAACTCCTCGAATTCATCGACGTGGCCATCGTGGCCGAGCGTCTCTGCGAGCAGATGGACCTGTCCCCGTCCGGGATGCTGGAATATCTCAAGAGCCGCGGCTGCAAGATCGGCGGCGTGACCTTGGGCGAGCGTGGCCTCGTCTGGTACGACGAGACCGGCCAGGAAAGCGTACTGCCGGCCCTGAACGTTCCCGGCGAGGCGGTGGTGGACACCAACGGCGCGGGCGACATCTTCCATGGGGCTTATGTCTATTCCGCCATGGCCCGCCCCGACCTGCCCTGGCGCGAACATTTCATTTTCGCCCGCGCGGCCTCCGCCCATGCGATCCAGCATCTCGGCAACGAGGCGAGTCTTCCGAGCATTGAAGACATCGCCCAGGTGCAGGAGCGCTACACCGAGCGCAAGCTGGCGGCCTGAGGCTTCACGTCAGACCTGTCTCCGCGAGATCCCACCTGCGCGTGATCCCGATGGCCTCCAAGAACGCTTCGTCGTGGCTGACGATCAGCAGCGCGCCGTCATAGGCCCGCAGCCCCGCCTCGACGGCTTCGATGGAATCGATGTCGAGATGGTTCGTCGGCTCGTCGAGAATCAAGAATGCGGGCGGCTTCGGCCCGCCCAGCACGCAGGCGAGGCCTGCGCGCAGCAATTGCCCGCCGCTTAAGGTGGAGACCGGCTGCAGGGCCGCGTCGGCGCGGAACATGAACCGGGCGAGGGCTGCCCGGCAGGCATTCTCGTTCGCCTCCGGGTTGATGCGGCGGAAATTGTCGCGGATCGACAAGGAGGGATCGAGCAGGCTCACCTGCTGATCGAACAGGGCGAACTCCGTCATGACCTTCACGCTCCCGGTCCGAGGCTGCAGCTGCCCGGTGATCAGCGCCAGCAACGTGGTCTTGCCCGATCCGTTCGGTCCGGTGACGGCGACGCGCTCCGGCCCGACGATGGCAAGCGAGAGATCGCGCAGGATCGGCTGCTTCGGCTCGTAGCTGGCGCTCGCGCCGTCGATGGCGAGAACCGTCCTGCCGGCGGGCAGATGCGTCGGCGGAAGCACCACGGAGAACGGCTGCAAGACCTCGATGCGTTCGCGCGCGGACGCAGCCTCCTCGTGAGCCTGCACGCGGCGGCGCTCGGCGAGACGGGCGTTGCTGGCGCCCGTTTCCTCGCTGCGGTTCTTCTGCCCGTTCATGAGGATGAGCGGCATGTCGCCCTTGGCGCGCTTTCGTTTTCCGGCGCCGTCCTTGCGCGCTTTCTTCTCGGCGGTTTCCTGCGCTTTCCGGTCGACATCGGCCACGCGCTTTTCCGCATCCGCCAGATCGCGCCGGGCGGCCGCGAGTTCCAGCGCCTTGCGCTCACGGTACCGGCTCCAGTTGCCGCCGTAGCGCCTCGCCCCGAGCGATGTCAGCTCGACGATGGCATCCATGGTGTCGAGCAGTTCCCGGTCATGGCTGACGACGATCGCCCCTCCCCTCCAGCCGGCGAGAAGACCGAGCACAGCATCGCGACCGTCCCGGTCGAGGTTGTTCGTCGGCTCGTCGAGGAGCAGGAAATCGGGCTCCGAGAACACGAGCGCGGCGAGGCGGGCGCGCGTGTTCTGCCCACCTGACAGTTTCGACAGCACTGTGTCGGGCGGGGCATCGAGACCGACTTTCGCGAGGGCGGAGCCCATGCGGGCCTCCAGGGTCCAGTCGGCATGGGCCAGTTCCTCGGCCGAGGCGTCGCCAATCTCGGCGCGGCGCAGGAGAGCCAGCGCGTCGACGGCCCCGAACAGGGACGCGATGGTTCCGTCCGGATCGGCCTGTACATTCTGGTGCAGGATTCCCAGGTTGCCGTGAACGGTGACATGGCCCGAATGGGGCTGCAGCGCGCCGGTGATCAACCGGAGGAGCGTGGTCTTGCCGATGCCGTTGCGGCCGACGAGCCCTGTCCGCTCCGGACCGAAGCTGAGATCGAGATCGGAAAGAAGGGAGCGCCCGTCAGGCGCGGAGCATGAAAGATGGGAGAGTGTGATCGAAGCAGGCATGGATATGGATGTTCCCGGTGGCAAGGCAGGTCGGCATTGCTGTCCGGTTGAAATCCATTGCGGCACATATCCTGTCGAAACGAACGCCTCTCGGGCGTCCGGTGTCCTTATAGGGAAGGCAGCGCCCGGTCGCAAGTTCGCGGCCGGACGCCTCGTCGTCGCAAGGCCGTCAGGCGGCCTTCTTCTGGTAGTCCTTCACGTCCGAGAACCGGATCGCCTTGTAGCGGTCGACCTCGTATTGAAGGTTGAACATGTTAGGCGCCATGAAGACGGGCGCATCGTCGAGATCCCGCGCCATGGACGACAGGTGGCTCTCGATGAACTTGTCGAGTTCCCGCGGATCGTCCGCCGTGATCCAGCGGCAGATGGAGAAGCGCGTCGGTTCGTAATCGATCGGCAGGCCGTATTCGGCCGCGAGACGCTCTTTGAGCACGTCGAGCTGCAGGGCGCCGACCACGCCCACGATGGCGCCCGACCCGTCCTGCGGCACGAAGAGCTGCACGACGCCTTCTTCCGCCATCTGCTGCAGCGCCTCGCGCAGCTTCTTCGCCTTCATGGCATCCTGCAGCTTGATGCGGCGCAGGATTTCCGGCGCGAAGCTCGGCACGCCGCGGAACACGATGTCCTCGCCTTCCGTCAGCGTATCGCCGATGCGCAGGGTCCCGTGGTTCGGAATGCCGACCACGTCGCCCGCCCAGGCCTCGTCCGCGATGGCGCGGTCCTGGGCGAAGAAGAATTGCGGCGCGTTCAGGCTCATGGGCTTGCCCGTGCGCACGAGCTTCACCTTCATGCCGCGCTGGAGCTTGCCCGAGCAGATGCGCATGAAGGCGATGCGGTCGCGGTGGTTCGGATCCATGTTGGCCTGGATCTTGAACACGAAGCCCGACATCTTGGGCTCGCCCGCCTCGACGAGACGCTTGTCCGCCTCCTGGCCGCGCGGCGGCGGCGCGTAAGCCGCCAGCGCGTCGATGAGGTCGCGCACGCCGAAATTGCGCAGGGCGCTGCCGAAGAACACGGGCGTGAGATGGCCTTCGCGGAAGGCCTGCAGGTCGAAGGGCTTGCAGGCCTCCTGGGCCAGCATGACCTCCTCCTGCCATGCATCCGCCTCTTCCGGCGGCAGCAGGCTCATGAGCTTCGGATCCTCCGGGCCTGCGACCTCCGTCGGCTCGTCGTCCGTGTCGATGCGCCGGACCATGTTGCGGCGCAGGTCGAAGGTGCCGGCGAAGCTCTTGCCCTGGCTGATCGGCCAGGTGACGGGCGCGGTGTCCAGCGCCAGCGTCTTCTCGATCTCGTCGAGCAGGTCGAAGGGGCTGCGCGCCTCGCGGTCCATCTTGTTGATGAAGGTGACGATCGGGATGTCGCGCATGCGGCACACTTCGAAGAGCTTGCGCGTGCGCGCCTCGATACCCTTCGCGGCGTCGATCACCATGATGGCCGAATCCACCGCCGTCAGGGTCCGGTAGGTGTCCTCCGAGAAGTCCTCGTGGCCCGGCGTGTCGAGCAGGTTGAAGACGCAGCCGCCATATTCGAAGGTCATGACCGAGGTCACGACCGAGATGCCGCGCTCCTTCTCGATGCCCATCCAGTCGGACCGGGTGGATACGCGGTTCTTCTTGGCCTTTACCTCGCCGGCGAGCTGGATCGCGCCTCCGAACAGCAGGAGCTTTTCGGTCAGCGTGGTCTTGCCCGCGTCTGGGTGGGAGATGATCGCAAAGGTGCGGCGGCGGCCCACGGGGGCCGGAAGATCGGTCATGACGGTTTGAAAATTCTCTGGAAACGACGGTTGAGGACAGAACGCCGCAGCGCCCCGCCCTTTTGCTATGCTCTTCTCACCCCATATGGGGGTTTCCCGTCAACAGCGAAAGGAGGTGATCCAGTGTCTCATTGTCATACCCTACGGTCCCCGGTTGCCGTGACCTGGATCTTGGCCTCTGCCGAGATTGGTGCGTAACGCACGTTTAGGGCGGCTCTTTGCGGGCCGTGGAACCGACAATGGAAAGGCCGCCCTCGAGGGCGGCCTTTCTTTTTGGCCTCAAGGGTCTTTACGCCCCGAGCAGCTTGCCCGTCCGCTTAGCCTTGGTGCCGGCGACCTTGGCGATCCGCATGCCCTTCGTGGCGAAGCGGACGGCGACCCGGGCGAACATCACGCCGTCGGTGGGCGCCTTGGCCGGGGTCACGGCGCCGGTCAGCGGGTCGATCACCTCCGCAAGGACGTCGCCTTCCTTCACCTTCGCGCCGATCTCGGCCCTGAACACCAGGATGCCGTTCTCGGGAGCCTGGAGCGGCTCGGAAGCGGCCAGGGGGGTGGGCCGGCACAGGGCCTCGGGCACCCGGGGCGCCTCGCCGGCGATGGCGCCGCGCAGGACCAGGTAATCGACCAGGGCGGCCGCGTCGGCCTTTCCGGTCTCGTGGGTCACGTCGCGCTCGCCCCGGAACTCCAGCGTCGTGGAATGGCAGGCGAACGGGATCGGATGATCCGGGAAGCGGTCG
This region of Microvirga mediterraneensis genomic DNA includes:
- a CDS encoding ABC-F family ATP-binding cassette domain-containing protein: MPASITLSHLSCSAPDGRSLLSDLDLSFGPERTGLVGRNGIGKTTLLRLITGALQPHSGHVTVHGNLGILHQNVQADPDGTIASLFGAVDALALLRRAEIGDASAEELAHADWTLEARMGSALAKVGLDAPPDTVLSKLSGGQNTRARLAALVFSEPDFLLLDEPTNNLDRDGRDAVLGLLAGWRGGAIVVSHDRELLDTMDAIVELTSLGARRYGGNWSRYRERKALELAAARRDLADAEKRVADVDRKAQETAEKKARKDGAGKRKRAKGDMPLILMNGQKNRSEETGASNARLAERRRVQAHEEAASARERIEVLQPFSVVLPPTHLPAGRTVLAIDGASASYEPKQPILRDLSLAIVGPERVAVTGPNGSGKTTLLALITGQLQPRTGSVKVMTEFALFDQQVSLLDPSLSIRDNFRRINPEANENACRAALARFMFRADAALQPVSTLSGGQLLRAGLACVLGGPKPPAFLILDEPTNHLDIDSIEAVEAGLRAYDGALLIVSHDEAFLEAIGITRRWDLAETGLT
- a CDS encoding N-acetylglucosamine kinase produces the protein MGLGLGIDAGGTATRWRLADTGGQCLAQGSVAPLTGHLFSAAAEERARQIVLDMAQAVMKQGRPLGIIAGITGLTRDTPAEATMRSLFAETFELAPDKVFVAEDMWIAYLSYFALGEGILVYSGTGSIGYYLSEDKEVIRVGGRGNLIDDGGSGFWIAREALKAVLRAEEESPGAGWTTILGTCLAKALGGTDWNVVRSFVYGGDRGKIGSLARAVGEAAQAGDGTALAILKDAGEELARLANALIKRLGPRPVALVGGSARLHPVLSDAFRKRLVAPVEFIATDLDAALTAARLAATLNAA
- a CDS encoding sugar kinase, whose translation is MHALFVGQTYIDVTFLADELPTGDEKTVARDYAISFGGNAVTAAFACAKLGIAPDLLTSIADDWLGRMFIDMAAKYGISVHHRKVHESSLSFIMPRGGKRAIVRCRDDHYLHPVPPLNLQGCKALHLDGHQADAAMHYAKICRESGILTSLDGGGLRSNTHELLEFIDVAIVAERLCEQMDLSPSGMLEYLKSRGCKIGGVTLGERGLVWYDETGQESVLPALNVPGEAVVDTNGAGDIFHGAYVYSAMARPDLPWREHFIFARAASAHAIQHLGNEASLPSIEDIAQVQERYTERKLAA
- a CDS encoding peptide chain release factor 3; this encodes MTDLPAPVGRRRTFAIISHPDAGKTTLTEKLLLFGGAIQLAGEVKAKKNRVSTRSDWMGIEKERGISVVTSVMTFEYGGCVFNLLDTPGHEDFSEDTYRTLTAVDSAIMVIDAAKGIEARTRKLFEVCRMRDIPIVTFINKMDREARSPFDLLDEIEKTLALDTAPVTWPISQGKSFAGTFDLRRNMVRRIDTDDEPTEVAGPEDPKLMSLLPPEEADAWQEEVMLAQEACKPFDLQAFREGHLTPVFFGSALRNFGVRDLIDALAAYAPPPRGQEADKRLVEAGEPKMSGFVFKIQANMDPNHRDRIAFMRICSGKLQRGMKVKLVRTGKPMSLNAPQFFFAQDRAIADEAWAGDVVGIPNHGTLRIGDTLTEGEDIVFRGVPSFAPEILRRIKLQDAMKAKKLREALQQMAEEGVVQLFVPQDGSGAIVGVVGALQLDVLKERLAAEYGLPIDYEPTRFSICRWITADDPRELDKFIESHLSSMARDLDDAPVFMAPNMFNLQYEVDRYKAIRFSDVKDYQKKAA